The DNA region ACGCGCAGATCGCCAGTAGCCCGTTTGATATCTTATTGCTGGCTGTCCTTCAGAATCCACCATCCGTTCGACACACTCATTTTGGAAACTATTGGAAACGATAACATTCGAAGAGATCGACATTCTTGGAAGATTCAGTCAGAGAAGTGATAGCTAGTGTTACAGCCCACTGCGCCTGGTGACGAATAATAAACGTGAAACTGAAAATGGAGGACTTGCATTATGTCATGTGCGTTTTGATTTGTCTTCACGTTTGCATGCACACGTGGAGAAAGGacgcatgcatgcaaatctatGGAACAACACCTGTTCCAATTTATTATCCCCCGAcctaacttagactacgtatttTGAGGCGGCCAGCTTTAATTTTTCATCTTGAAATGGGCTTTGGAAGTGGAGATCATTGGAATCAGAACGTGTACGTATTTTAACAGGTTTTGTTATCCTCGTTAAGTTCGTTGAACATAAgcacaaaaaatttataatatgttTAAAATAAAGTTTAGTTAAACAAAGTCATATTATTAGGGGGTGTAAAACTACCATCACCACTACTATATCATGATATTACACGAACAGCAGACCAGATTAATTGCACAAAGAAGTAGAATACATGAACGTGAAGCACTGCTACACTCGTGCGTTCTCAGGCAGTGATTCTTCTATGATAAACATAAGACCAAGCGAAGTAAACATACGCAGAAAATGCAAATGCACTGATCCCCGCCAGCACAAAGTAGAAATAATCAAGATGAGCTCGATTCAAGTTATCTGAAAACCAACCATCCTCACCATGTTCACTCGTGAACTTCTCGATTGCAGATACGAGAAAACCACTTAGGAAGTTCCCAATGCCAATCAAACCAAGGCACAGAGCAATACCTACACTTTTCAGATCAGTAGAAACCTGATCATAGAAGAATTCTTGAAGGCCAACATAGGTGAAGGCGTCAGCTATTCCAAAAACCACATATTGAGGAGCAAGCCACCATATACTCATTGGTACTGTCGCCTTTGGCAAGTCAGCAAGCCCATGTTCCGTGGCAGTTGCAAGACGCTTCCTCTCAACAAATGCAGCTATTACAATGGCAATTAATGATAAAAGTATCCCAATACCAATTCGTTGAAGCATTGATATACCTGCTGGCTTCTTGGTTATAGCTCTGGTCATGGGAACCAAAATGAGGTCATAGATTGGAATAAAGGCAAAAATGGAAAAGGCAATAAGAGATTGAAGTGAAGCAGCTGGTATCTGAAAGCTGGAAGTGATGTAACGATCCATTGTGGCGCCTTGCTTTGTGAACAGTGTTGAAGGCTGTGTGTATAATATTGCATATCCCAAACAGGAAGACCATAATGGAACAAGCCTGAGAATTGCCTTTGCCTCTTCAATGTCAGCGATGCTACAAGCTTTTGTGTTGTTTTTTGAACCCTCGGGTATGATTAATGCTTCGTCAAGAAACCTTGCAAGCAGAAAGTAATATATCGAACAAAATTAACTCCAGACTAAACACATGAAGCAAGTAACTAAAATGTTACCAGTTtgttttttctttcatttttttttggtTAGGCAGGCAAAGTTTTTAACCATGACTTAATGAACTTACCTGAATTGAGAATCTTCATGATGCAGAATTGGTCGAGCTTCATAATCAGTCGACGTGCCTGAAAGGGTGGCTAGCCAGTTTATAGCAGCTTTGACAAAGACGCGTGTAATTCTTGCAAACGGGTTACTTTCATAACTGCTTATATGGTATCGATAGTTCACAGTTCCCAACAAGAAAAAGAATAACGCAAAACACATTATAATTGATGGAATCCCGAAGCCAAGTTCCCAGCTCATATTCTCTTGAATGTAGTTCAGAACCAAGAGAGATGACAGAACACTTAAACACAAGGCAAAATTCCACCAATTGAAGAATGAGGCTTTTGCCTTACTTTCTTCTTGATGTTCCCCATCAAACTGGTCAGCTCCAAGAGCTTGTAAGCTAGGCTTATGCCCACCTTGCGCTAATGCTACTAAATAcaaagagaagaagaaaaagatctGAAGATAGGGTGGCAGAGGAGAATATGATAGAGTATCTACATCGTTCTTGCTTTCTGAAGAGTTGACTGAATTAAGTGCAGCTGATAAACACAAGAAGCCAAGTCCCTGTGAGCAGACACAACCCACGAGCAGTTACTTTTAGCTCAGCACAACAAAAATCTAGATTGTTCTCTAATGTTTGATGAGAGATTTGCAAATCACGGAATAAGTTCGCAATCAGTGACCTATTTTCTTGGCCCCTTGGACAATGTCAATGTAGTGTTCTTAATCAATCTTGATTCTGTTGTACTTAACCCATGAAATTAATTAACTTCCGAATATCTGAATAATCAAATTTGAAGTTACTTCCAACAGTACTAAAAGGGAAATAGAAGAGCTTTACTAGAATTGGAGTGATTGTTCACTCACCAAAATGTAGAGCACCGAGGCAATAATGATTGTCCTGTATCGGCCTAAAAATGAATCAGCAATGAAAGCACCGATAAGAGGTGAAAGAGACGCCGTTCCGGACCACGCGTTCACGTTCGCCACTGCCGTTGCAGTGGACTGTCCAAAGGGGCCAGTTAAATAGGTCACTAAATTCGAACTTATTCCATAATAAGCAAATCTCTCAGCCATTTCAACACCTTTTGTATAATCAAACAAGAAAGAAGTAATATGTGATTCAAAAGCAACTCAACGAACGGAAATTGCTGAACGATAGTTGAGATAGGATACCTATGATGAAAGAAGCAGATTTCCAGCAACCGGATTTTGATCGGACGGAGGGGCGGCGTTTGAAGTCGACGCAGCCAATTACGATGTCGTTTAACAGTGGAGTTTGGGAACCCGGAATGTCATTCCCGGCGTCCATTTAATCCTCTGTCTCGGTAGAAGCTCTGCGTTAATCCCACGTGCCTATTCATTGAAGGCGATATTTCAATCaccaaattattttattttactaaaaaacaataaaattagtaacaaaaactcttttaaaattatcacttaaattaattttataaaaagtaATCTCCTGTGAAATAAATCTTTATCAGTGAGACATATCAATCTTATtgttattcacaataaaaaataatgtttttttatggataacccaaataagatattcgtctcacaaaatacgacttgtgagaccgtctcacacaagttttttgtcttttattattatttatgtcaaaATTTATAACATGGAAAATTAATCACATTAATCTCCATGATGTTAAATTTAACTatctgaagaaaaaaaaaaactgttgGGTACATCCTAAAAAAACTGTTGTTTTAGGATGATACCAATTTGCgttattgaatatatatattctaATTTCCTTGTCTATTTTAATCGTTTTTTAGCAATTCCGAACAACAGATATTGACGTATCAGCCACGCTacacttgttttttttttgcgtCTATTACAGCAGCAACGGCCAAGCAGATGATGGGAAAGAGTAAGCCAAATCCTATCCTTCGTAGCATCGTTATACCTGTTGGCTTCATAGTCACTGTTCTAGATAGTGGTAGCAGAACACGATCGTAAAGGGGGATGAAAATGACGATGGAAAGGCTGACAAAGGAGTGAAGCGAGGCAGATGGTATCTCAAAGCCAAGGCTTGTTGATCTGTCCATGGTGACTCCTTTCTTTGTAAAATAAGTGTAGCAAAATAACCGGCTTTCGCAAATCACATACATAACGCAGACGACAAGTAAAACCTCAGTTGTAGTGGAACAAATAGAAGTGGCTACTCTACTTATGATAAATGACGCATCCGCCGGACTTGGAGCGGGTGGCAGGGCGGCCGTGGTAGCCAACTGCGGCTTGAACGAGGAGTGGAGGTGATGGTATTGACTGCACACTCACCAGCTTTCGTGCGTTTATCataatatgtttatttattttcctttttagTTTTGACTTTTGAAAGTTAATTATTATATcagtttcttttgttttggCCAAAGATTGGGATAGATTTGGATTTCTTTGTTTCCGAATTTTTTAAATTCGATAGGTTTTTTTGGTTTGCCCGATATTTTTTTCACTCCTACTGGTGTTTGAAAAATGGCATCTTTTTGGATTTGCTGCCTCAAACCATAAATCAGTGTTAGGGTATGAGTCAATTGGTAGCACATGTTCAAGATGAACTCAAACTCGAGATCGAGCCTTGATCAAATCGAATTTGAGCAAAAATACATTAAATTTACGAGTTTTAAATCGAGCTCAAACTTAAATATATCTAATTTGGTCGAACacaaacttttaaattttctttatatCGGATTCGATTATGTTCGTTTATGTCCATAATCAAAATCGAACTCATTTCTTAATTTCAATATctaaatcaaaatcaaactcaTTTCTTAATTTCAGTATCTAAATGAAAAAACAAATTaatcttattaatttttaaaaatttaatacaatttatataaattatgtttattttaaaaatagtgatatttattttttgaaagaCGACATGATTTTAGAGACACGTGCCTTGCATTTTCGAAGGTTTtaaaattttcctaaaaatcgTACAAAAATATGATCTGTACAAGTATGACGCCTCCGTGTCCATTTACTTCACACGTGAGTAGTAGCTGACGGGTTATCTTAAAACAGGTGTCtttgtttataatatataatatattattatgaataaacacgacaaagaaaaagaaagggaAAGTAAAAGCAACTCCGAACTCCATTGTGGAGCAAGGTTTTTCACTCCAATCACTCTAATCCATGGTGCTGGACTGGAGTTCCCCCATATACCACTCTACATGTGGCGCAAcacatctatttttttttaaaaatttttttatttgttttataataattataaatatttaatattttattatatattaattatataattaatatttttattttttaaatttttaaaataattttttcttgaaacttaaatattaatttaaaattttttaaaacttttttaaaaaaattaaatagatattaaattaatttaataaacaaCCAAATTATATTACTAGTACATTAAAATGATACATTTTACAACATAATacgaaataattttaaaaacaacaacaaacaaacaacaaaattacgatacaaacaataaaatttattaaatgataTTTAGTAATCTGGTAAACCAGATCCTGATCCTCCAATATCGCCAAAATAAGATCCAAAGTTGTCTCGATTTTCAGCTTGAAGTCTCTTTTGCAAAATCTTTTCTTGTTGAGTTCTAGTGTATTCACGCAAATTTGGATCAATGATTTTGCTCAAATCTTTGTATAAAATTCTATCCTCCATTTTTCTTTCCTCTTGTTGAAGTCTCATCCTTTGAAGGTCATAATTTTGTTGTCTTTCAACGGTTCCTTGTTTCAAAACATCCAAAAGTTCGCGATGTTGTTCTTCCATTGTACGCTGAATTTGAGAAATATCTTcatctcttttcttcttcaatttggCTTTTTTCACTCCAATTGGTCTTTGAAAACTGTCATCAATATTGTCGTCATTTAAATGTATTGCAAATGCAGATAAGCTAGGTGAACCTGATTGTGGCGATTCTTCAGCTGGAGTATTAGACTGTGAAGTATCCAGATTAGTAGCACGTAGTTTAGATTTTTTGGTTATCGAAATTTTATCTCCTGAAAGTTTTTCACAATCTTTCACAATATCCCACACATGATCAAATGAAAATGGTTTGTTATCTTTACTGTCTTGTACATACAGTACTTTTGCGCGGTTCATCTACATAAAAACCGTTAAAAATTAGTTAAGAAATTTGAATGTGAATGACTcataactttttttaaaaaaataacttaCGATTTCTTGTTCAGATGCACCACTAGGCTTGAGGTTTTCAATTTGTCGAATGCATCCTCTCATACGGGCAACAGAAGTGAGGATGTTTCCCATGCGCTTCTCAACTGATCTTTGAGGTCGTGGATGTAAATCACTTCTTCTTTCTTTGTTGTAGTTCTCAGCAACCCGAGACCAGAATTGAGTTCTCGATTGACTTATACCTATAATGGGATCCTGTGAAACATCAAGATAAATATGACACAAAAACTTATCTTCATCAACGGTGTAGTTCtttcttgaattttcttccatCTATCTTTCGCTAACATGCTTATAGGTgtattgatatgttttgaatatAAATGTTACTATTTATAGTATTTCGGATTATCTTTAGAAAATATGCAAAAGAAATGATAGTCGTTTGATTAGATTTCGATGGATATCAGCCATTGAAATCTCATCTGTGTGCCATCCGTCGGATGAGATTACCAAAATCTAATCCTACGGATGGTACAATGATGAGATCACCAAAAGCAAATGCCATTGGATGAGATTCCTTATCTAATGAAATCTAATTCTATGGATGGAAAGATTTCGAGATAGGAAATCTCATCCATATTATCGTAATAAATTCTATATAAACTCTAATTCGTGGTATACATTTTTCAaacaatttatattaaaaaaatgaattctTCATCAGGCTCATCGTCATTATCCGATAATGAAGATGAAATAACTAATTATTTGATCATCGATAAAGCCATTGATAAGATTCAAGGAGCAATCATTAGCCATATTCATGCACGCAATACGATACTACAcacctacatcaatcaacaaGTTAACGAAGGTCCGAGAAGAGGATCCATTCCAGGTCACATTGTAATTCACCGCGATAGAGAAATAGCCGATCAGAATTTGTTCAACGACTATTTTGCTGAAAATCCCAGATTTCATGAAGGTATTTTTCGACGACGATTTCGGATGTCTCGTCATCTATTCCTTCACATTGTGGATGGTGTCAAGAATCATGATAATTACTTCATACAACACAGTGATGGCTTGGGACGACTAGGGTTATCAACTAATCAGAAAGCAACAGCTGCAATTCGAATGTTAGCATATGCCATGGCCGCGGATGCGACCGATGAATACATCAAAATAGGAGAGTCAACTGCAATTGAATGCTTGCAACGGTTTTGTCGAGCAGTGGTGGAAGTTTTTGGAGCCCAGTACTTACGAGCTCCAACAGCCAACGATGTTGCTCGACTCTTGCATATTGGTAAACAACGAGGCTTTCCAGGAATGTTGGGAAGTCTGGATTGTATGCATTGGAAGTGGAAGAACTGTCCTACTGCTTGGGCTGGGCAATATTCAGGTCGAAGTGGGTCTCCAACTATTATTTTAGAAGCAGTGGCCGATTATGATCTTTGGATATGACACGCATATTTTGGTATGCCTGGATCAAATAATGACATCAATGTTTTAGAGGCAtccaatatattttcaaatttggCTCAAGTCATTTCTCCTCCTGCCAATTATACTATTTATGGCAAAGAATATAATACTGGCTATTACCTAGCAGATGGTATCTACCCAAAGTGGTCAACTATTGTGCAAACTATCAGTAACCCACTTGGACCGAAAAAAAAGATATTTTGCTATGAAACAAGAGTCGTGTAGGAAAGATGTGGAGCGAGCATTTGGTGTTCTTCAATCTCGATTTGCAATCGTGACAAATCCAGCACGTTCGTGGCGTAAAAACAATTTGCATGATATAATGACAGCATGCATTATCATGCACAACATGATTATTGAAGATGAACGTGACCTCAGTGCACCAATTGAAGATGCAAGGGAAGCACCGCTTGCCGATGTGGAAATGGTGGTCAATGACGAAAGTACAAGATTCGAAGAATTTCTCTCTcggtataagaaaataaaaaacagaGATGCTCACTATGAACTACGAAATGCGTTAATTGAGCACTTATGGGAAGAATATAgtaattctaatatttaataTTGTGCTTGTATCGTAtttatttcttaaaataaatatttgtatcATTTTCAATGTTTTTTATCTTATATATAATGTGATGcttgtattgtattttattcttgaaataaatatttatatcgttttcaatgattatattgaaataaaatatttgtatcattaaataattattttatttatataaaataattaatcgattttgtaataaataatgaaataatataattatatttattatgtaTAATTGTGTAATGTAATTATAAATAgttattattgaattaaaattaatattataagaatattttgagaatatttttttttagtgtAGAATGTATTGTAGATAGGTTGGAGATGAATTTAATGTTAATGCAGAATGTAATGCAGTGGGTTGAGGACGGTGTAATCATCCCTTTGTTTTCACTTTGATTTCCCCTTCTTCATAATCAACGCACGCATCCTAATGTCGGGCTGCCATTGGTGGTGCTATTTCGTTCCCAAAATACTCAGCAACCAAAACGCCGCCGATGGGTGTTCCAACCAGATTTTTTCTTTCTCCTCCGTGGCCGTGGTTTTCAGCTCCTGGCTCAACCGTCGGAGGAGAAGGTACTTGCTGCTGATTCTGTGCTGCCCTTTTCTTTTCCCTCTGTTCTGTGCCCTATGCCCTCTCCTTTTCATGGCGGATATATGTTTCTTGATTTGCCGGTGGAGACAGAAGGCTGCGGCGGAGAAAGTTGGAGTTGGGACTGGCCTCTGTGTGGAGGATGGAGATGAAGTAGGGTTGTTGCAGCGATACTTGGAGGATCAGATGTTGCTTGTGGTAGGATCAGGGTACAAGAGTGGGGAAGATGATAATGGGAATGTACTCGGTGAAGATGGGGTCGACGAGAAATACTTCGATTGTTCGAGGGCTGCTAAGCAATAAAGAAAACTTGATCTCAGAGACTTGCATGACAGAGTTGATACTTTGGCTTTGGAACAATGCGAAAGTTGCATATTTTGTTCACGGGAACTCTAAGACGTGCTTGGATGAGTGGATTTGAGATTTTGAGTTGATTTGGGTTGACTTGGGAGTGGATGAATTTGAGATTTTGAAATCAACTGATTTGGTCCATGGAATTCACCCTCCCATTTTAGGCGGATTAAGTATCCCTGCCCATCCACCGTCATTTGAAATCCTCTTGCTTCTTCCTCGTTTCTTTTTCCAAATCTAAAATTATATCTGCAGAGCCTATCACCTGAAGTAAATCTTCTTCCAGCTAATTTAACCTTCCTTCGAGCTCAGCCACCATATATTGCTAGCTAGCTTGCTTTTATGTTTTCTTCCTCTGCAAAAGTAATTAATTTTCTGGGGCaacttaattgttttcaatccTAATTTTCTTTTTCAGGTTTAATTTTATCACATGTACTTCTGATCTATGTATGTGTTAAGTGTTGTTTGTAGATATAAAGAATGCAATAACTTTACTGGATTGTTGAGTAATCTCGAGTGTTAAAAGGTGATTCTCACCAAAATGCCATGTAACATTTTTTTCTACGTATTCTCGTAAAATTCTTTACAATCGATCATTTACAAGTTAATGTGAAATCACATTTTCGGATCGAAGTCATATTGTCTAGATGAACTGGTTGATAACATGTTGTTCATTGGGCTCACATTTACGGGCCAAAGATGTGTTGTCTAGTGGACTCAATTTTTGATACGATAACAGTTGTCAAAGTTCCAATTTATAATCATTCATTCATTTACATTGGTTCAAGAATAATTGAAATCAACCATCTTCTCACAATAACAAATGTGCAGTATAATATGATCAATGCAATGTGATATTACAATATAATACAATTGATAAGAACTGATGATAGAACATTTACCGTGAATACCATGTAAAATGCCAAATTTCTATATAGAGAAGAAATCGGTAGGAAACCTCATATTCCTAACTTTCGTGAGAGTTTGCTTTGACTCCAATGACTTCTATATTTcttattatcataaattcaggGTTATTTTATGTGCTAGTAAGACTACTAGATATTTGAgtagtttaatgttcaaatttTGATCAAAATTTAGTTTGATACAATTACAAGAAAAATCATATTAATTTGAAATCATCTCCAAAAAATATGAAATCTTCACAGTAGATGCTTCTTTTGAGTTATATAATTTTTGTGTAGAAGTTTTTCCCGAATTCCAAACCTATTTTGCCCAGAATTCGTATGTGCAAGCAGGCCATCAAGGACTTTTGGGTGTATAATCATTCGGCCATATTTAAATTTTCACGGGCCACCTTTCCGGCCGCCGTGCTCTTGCCTCCACGCGCAGTCGAAAATTTCTCAGTCGAATTTTGTCGTGTTCTACAActtttgtattgaatatttttcgaaaattccagcCGATCTTGtccatattttattttttcgaaaTGGTTCTCAAAGGTTTTAAATTATCATAAATGGCTACTACAAGTGACATTTTTGGTGATCGACTGACACTTTTATAAACTAAGTAACATGACGAacaacttttattttatataaaagatCAAGAACAATGTATAAGATTATGAAATAAAACTATGAACATTCAACTTAGAAATGATAGTTTTCAGGCTATAATGTTCCTAACCTTGTTGGGGTTTCCATTTTTTTGGTATATAATATTGTTACACCTCCTGCACAGCACATATGATTTTCTGAGTAAGAGTGGAGTGGTATGgactttttttcaaaatttttaaagaaaagtttgAGTTTTTGGGTAAATTTTTCTTCGCTAACTCATTCTATTTCACTTATTGTTACTTCATCATCTTAATTTTCAGGCACTGAATGCACAAAATTATCATTGTTCCTGTTGCTTTGGGGTATTTAAATAGGCTTATTTGCatgttttggattttttttagtGCCAAAtgtctaataattttattataaatattactATTATTGTTActatttattattatcatcattattattaatctttattagttttaaatttttttggatgAATATGATTTTACATATATTTGTAAGAGCACACGCATTGGTGGGTGTTATAACACCCATCATCTCATCAAAAATCGTAGGGTTCACATGCCACATACACATTACATTAACACATCTATTctcccacattcattttaacattcacactcattatttgtaggtcccgctgtccactcattcatcttattcttactttaaattaaatatattcaatttcaaattttttaagaaatttgaattattattatttaatattaataataatatgtttttatatatttagtacgtaaaataatttaattttatgagtgtcatttattataaacctaaaattaaacggtacaacatataataataaataacacttgcataaaagtaaaagaaaataaattaaacttaagagaagatgcaaaatAATAATTGATCGGAGAGTTACATtaacaaaaatgaaaattacaatgattgaaaattattataaatgaaAATTACAATAATAGAAAATtacaataacttaaaattaaatattccaTCTCCCCCTAATCTCTTGACATAGACGTTCGTGGATGATAAGTTGCTCATATGTCATTTGCGAAGTATCCTTCGAAAGGATTGCATATTCCTTCAGTTGAACTTTGGCCATAGCAGCTTTTGCTTTCATCTCCTCTACTTCGAGTTGTTTTTGTTTCATTTCAACTTCAACTTTTTTCATGCTTGTATATTCAGTAAACTTTGCAAACATATTGTCCAAGTTTGTTGTCATACACTCCATGTCCGATCTCATTTTACCTTTTCTCTTTCTTTTTGCTGCCTTCTGACCCATTGGACGATTTTCTTCTTCGTTTAGGTCTACATGTAGGCTCGCATCTTGGTTGGATGAGGTGTTGCTTGCTCCCGACTCCGAGGTCCTTGCCTTCTTCGTGCTAACAAGGTGATCAACGGACTGTGGAGTAAACATTGGACGGTCTTTTACGATCCTCCACACATGCTCAAGATTAAATGCGATGCCGTTACTTTCCTCACGATATTTTTCATACGCAAGCCGTAGTATATCCTCATCACTGTGGCCGCTACGATATGCATTATAAATACTATTGTAATTTGCATTGAAGCGATGTACCTTTTTTTGGATGGTATTGTGCCAGTGCGATCGTATGACACTTGCACTTCTATTGGGTGTACCTGCGGGACGATTGTCATTGTAGTAGCTTGCAACACGTCCCCAGAAAGCTTCCGCCTTTTGATCATTGCCGATGATTGGGTCATCGCTGATAGTGACAAACGATCTCGCTAAGACCTCGTCTTCAACCTTTCTCCAGGTTGAGCGTTTTTTTCTACCCTCAGCGCCATAATCACATTCTCCAAATTTACGACTTCAATTGGGGATTCACGGTCGGACAATTGAGTCTCTGAGACGAAAGTCGGAGTGGCCGGTTCATTTTTCGTCGGAGAAATAAATGGCATACTGGTTGCATGTGGATTAGATGGATAGTTTGGTGGATATGGATTATATGGATAGTTTGGTGGATATgaattataaggataatttGGTGGACATGGATTATGTGGATAATTTGGTGGGTATGGAAAATATGGATATTTTGGTGGAATTTCTGAATTTTGGGAAGATGTATTTTCTTCCGGCTTTTTTGGATAACTCACGAAATTTCTAAAAAACCCTCGGTAATTTTCGTCTATTTCGGAACAAAGTaggatttaagaaatttttaaaaaaagaattgtAGATGATGAAAATAGAAGAGAAAAGATTTTTGAAGTGAAGAATAATTGTTttgatgtttgaaataatttgtgTAGTGTGtgaatatttatagatgaatatattatttttttattaaactagccgttaaaataattttttaatgttataaataaaaacaaccGTTAgtttttaatttaacatttttttaatttattttaatttccgattttttttaaaaaaaatacaaatttgaaatttaaaccaATACATTAAATAACATTAAATAAGGAAACTTCATCACGTGTGTGGGGCCCGCGTTCAGCGAAGGTTTgtgaaaaatcgtcgctaattatccaattttttttaaaaaaactgacACATGGGCGTTCAATTGTTTGAACGCCCCACACCCTCTCTCATGTGAGTGGGAGAGTGGGTGTTAAATGGgtgttataaaatttatttctttcgagaaaatacaataaaaatgaGGATATTTTTGGATAAGagctaattaaaatattaaaactaaaattagaTAGCAagcaaaaataataaattgaaaaataattgaataaCCAAAATGAGTatactaaaagaaaaaattcaaTCTTACCAAATTCTGGTTTAAGGGGGTTCCATTATTCAATTGTATTAATGTTCATCGactaacatattatttattcacGCAGTTACTAGtaattaaccttagaattatagCATAACCGTTAAAGTCCTTgtgttttcataatttaattgatCAAACCCTCTATCCggtcaaaacttatcaataatcAATTGGACACGATATCGTTCCATATtgattaaaataacattttcgttTTGTGAAAACAGTTGATCCTAAAATGTAAAAACCaagatagctgc from Primulina tabacum isolate GXHZ01 chromosome 14, ASM2559414v2, whole genome shotgun sequence includes:
- the LOC142523978 gene encoding uncharacterized protein LOC142523978, which codes for MDAGNDIPGSQTPLLNDIVIGCVDFKRRPSVRSKSGCWKSASFIIGVEMAERFAYYGISSNLVTYLTGPFGQSTATAVANVNAWSGTASLSPLIGAFIADSFLGRYRTIIIASVLYILGLGFLCLSAALNSVNSSESKNDVDTLSYSPLPPYLQIFFFFSLYLVALAQGGHKPSLQALGADQFDGEHQEESKAKASFFNWWNFALCLSVLSSLLVLNYIQENMSWELGFGIPSIIMCFALFFFLLGTVNYRYHISSYESNPFARITRVFVKAAINWLATLSGTSTDYEARPILHHEDSQFRFLDEALIIPEGSKNNTKACSIADIEEAKAILRLVPLWSSCLGYAILYTQPSTLFTKQGATMDRYITSSFQIPAASLQSLIAFSIFAFIPIYDLILVPMTRAITKKPAGISMLQRIGIGILLSLIAIVIAAFVERKRLATATEHGLADLPKATVPMSIWWLAPQYVVFGIADAFTYVGLQEFFYDQVSTDLKSVGIALCLGLIGIGNFLSGFLVSAIEKFTSEHGEDGWFSDNLNRAHLDYFYFVLAGISAFAFSAYVYFAWSYVYHRRITNLPRMSISSNVIVSNSFQNECVERMVDSEGQPAIRYQTGYWRSARYIIGVAVTERFAFYGVSTNLISYLTGPLGQSTATAAASVNIWTGTGLMLPLLGAFAADSFLGRYCTIMLSSLIYILALGMLTVSALLDWQGISMDKSQSPDKLQVLFFFVSLYLMALGQAAHKPCILAFGADQFDEQDPTELKERGSFFNWLYFGACAGPLMALVVLNYLQDNVSWGLGFGIPCISMVIALVIFVSGKKSYRYNIKIEEKCSLLRVSQVFNKSTMNRSVSHSMSGFNEEEQNMAPQLGSQQIRQNRSLNEALLASDDSVEDKDIGSIKEVEEVKSFANLIPLWATSLPLATVLAQPSTLFTKQGITMERSINSKFDIPAASLQYVIGLSIILLIPLYDRIFVPISRAITGIPSGITKLQRIGTGMFLCTICMITAALVERKRLNVVLEQGLADLAKAKVPMSFLWLIPQYILFGITEIFTLIGLQELYYDLMPCDLKILGLSLYLSICGMGNFISSFLICIIERVTSDSGGEGGWFSDNTNSAHLDYFYWLLAAVNVLGFIGFVLLAKSYNCTSNRGNILV
- the LOC142523979 gene encoding uncharacterized protein LOC142523979, with protein sequence MEENSRKNYTVDEDKFLCHIYLDVSQDPIIGISQSRTQFWSRVAENYNKERRSDLHPRPQRSVEKRMGNILTSVARMRGCIRQIENLKPSGASEQEIMNRAKVLYVQDSKDNKPFSFDHVWDIVKDCEKLSGDKISITKKSKLRATNLDTSQSNTPAEESPQSGSPSLSAFAIHLNDDNIDDSFQRPIGVKKAKLKKKRDEDISQIQRTMEEQHRELLDVLKQGTVERQQNYDLQRMRLQQEERKMEDRILYKDLSKIIDPNLREYTRTQQEKILQKRLQAENRDNFGSYFGDIGGSGSGLPDY
- the LOC142523980 gene encoding uncharacterized protein LOC142523980 — its product is MTQSSAMIKRRKLSGDVLQATTMTIVPQVHPIEVQVSYDRTGTIPSKKSGHSDEDILRLAYEKYREESNGIAFNLEHVWRIVKDRPMFTPQSVDHLVSTKKARTSESGASNTSSNQDASLHVDLNEEENRPMGQKAAKRKRKGKMRSDMECMTTNLDNMFAKFTEYTSMKKVEVEMKQKQLEVEEMKAKAAMAKVQLKEYAILSKDTSQMTYEQLIIHERLCQEIRGRWNI